The Kaistia defluvii genome has a segment encoding these proteins:
- a CDS encoding beta-ketoacyl-ACP synthase has product MGKGKTRDHLGRPVVAVTGMGVVTSLGQGIDDNWSALTSGKSGIHRITRFPVDHLRTTIAGTVDFLFDEAPRSAVLTEKLAELAAEEAIARARIGTPGDFPGMLFMAVPPVELDWSVKRELFEGGDTTTVDPYDRMIDSAMSLNSPEAYEYALYACVAEKTADRFGTRGAPISLSTACASGATAIQLGVEAIRRGDTDAALCIGTDGSVQAESLIRFSLLSALSTNNEDPATASRPFSKNRDGFVMAEGAGALVLEDYDAAVARGAEILAVIRGVGEQADDFHRTRSKPDGSPVIGAMRQALGDAGIGLDEINYINAHGTSTPENDKMEALSLEAVFGEHVKSIPISSNKSMIGHTLTAAGAIEAVFSIQTIRSGVIPPTINHDVADPSVSLDVVPNVAREAPVSMVLSNSFGFGGQNACLVIAASPA; this is encoded by the coding sequence ATGGGCAAAGGCAAGACGCGGGATCATCTCGGTCGTCCGGTCGTCGCCGTCACCGGCATGGGCGTGGTCACCTCGCTCGGCCAGGGCATCGACGACAACTGGTCGGCGCTGACGTCCGGCAAGTCGGGCATCCACCGCATCACCCGCTTCCCCGTCGATCACCTGCGCACGACGATCGCCGGCACCGTCGACTTCCTGTTCGACGAGGCGCCGCGTTCGGCCGTGCTGACGGAAAAGCTGGCCGAACTCGCCGCCGAGGAAGCCATTGCCCGCGCCAGGATCGGCACGCCGGGCGATTTCCCGGGCATGCTGTTCATGGCGGTGCCGCCGGTCGAGCTCGACTGGTCGGTGAAGCGGGAGCTGTTCGAGGGTGGCGACACCACGACGGTCGATCCCTATGACCGCATGATCGACAGCGCGATGTCGCTCAACAGCCCCGAAGCCTATGAGTACGCGCTCTATGCCTGCGTCGCCGAGAAGACGGCCGACCGGTTTGGCACGCGCGGCGCCCCCATTTCGCTGTCGACGGCCTGCGCTTCGGGCGCGACCGCGATCCAGCTCGGCGTCGAGGCGATCCGCCGCGGCGATACGGATGCGGCGCTCTGCATCGGCACGGACGGCTCGGTGCAGGCGGAATCGCTGATCCGCTTCTCGCTGCTTTCCGCCCTTTCCACCAACAATGAAGACCCGGCGACCGCCTCGCGGCCGTTCTCGAAGAACCGCGACGGCTTCGTTATGGCCGAGGGCGCCGGCGCGCTGGTGCTGGAAGATTACGACGCGGCGGTGGCGCGTGGCGCCGAGATCCTCGCCGTCATCCGCGGCGTCGGCGAGCAGGCCGACGATTTCCACCGCACCCGCTCCAAGCCGGACGGCTCGCCTGTCATCGGCGCCATGCGCCAGGCGCTGGGCGATGCCGGCATCGGGCTGGACGAGATCAACTACATCAATGCGCACGGCACCAGCACGCCCGAAAACGACAAGATGGAAGCCTTGTCGCTCGAGGCGGTGTTCGGCGAGCACGTCAAGTCGATCCCGATCAGCTCCAACAAGTCGATGATCGGCCATACGCTGACGGCGGCCGGCGCGATCGAGGCGGTTTTCTCGATCCAGACGATCCGCAGCGGCGTCATTCCGCCGACCATCAACCACGACGTGGCCGACCCCTCGGTGTCGCTCGACGTGGTGCCGAACGTCGCCCGCGAGGCCCCGGTCTCGATGGTGCTGTCGAACTCGTTCGGCTTCGGCGGGCAGAACGCCTGCCTGGTGATCGCGGCCAGCCCCGCCTGA
- a CDS encoding zinc-binding dehydrogenase — protein MRALQLLADRKLSIVDAPMAPAPGPGEVRVAMGAVALNHIDVWGWRGMAFAKRKLPLTVGAEAAGTIESIGEDVEGIKVGDRVAIYGAETCGTCPACHAGRDNLCENVAGVRGFHIDGLCCEYVTLKARHVVVAPHGVALRDIACTPVTFGTVQHMLFDNAKLEAGQTILVQAGGSGIGTAAIQLAKAVGATVITTVGSDEKGEKAKALGADHVINYREDRFEGVVRKITKKRGVDVVFEHVGVDTWAGSMFSLRRGGTLVTCGSTTGISTEINLFQLYQQQLRLIGSFGCRIENISQSLAKIAAGVVKPVIDSVVPLDDMGDALDRIEQRQVFGKIIVTL, from the coding sequence ATGCGCGCCCTGCAGCTGCTCGCCGACCGCAAGCTTTCGATCGTTGATGCCCCGATGGCCCCCGCGCCCGGTCCGGGCGAGGTCCGCGTGGCAATGGGCGCCGTGGCGCTCAACCACATCGACGTCTGGGGCTGGCGCGGCATGGCCTTCGCCAAGCGCAAGCTGCCGCTGACCGTCGGCGCGGAAGCCGCCGGCACCATCGAGTCGATCGGCGAGGACGTCGAGGGCATCAAGGTCGGCGACCGCGTCGCCATCTACGGCGCCGAAACCTGCGGTACCTGCCCGGCCTGCCATGCCGGCCGCGACAATCTCTGCGAGAACGTCGCCGGCGTGCGCGGCTTCCACATTGACGGCCTCTGCTGCGAATATGTGACGCTGAAGGCGCGCCACGTCGTCGTCGCGCCGCACGGCGTGGCCCTGCGCGACATCGCCTGCACGCCCGTGACCTTCGGCACCGTGCAGCACATGCTGTTCGACAACGCCAAGCTCGAGGCCGGCCAGACCATCCTCGTCCAGGCTGGCGGCAGCGGCATCGGCACGGCGGCGATCCAGCTTGCCAAGGCAGTGGGCGCCACGGTCATCACCACCGTCGGCAGCGACGAAAAGGGCGAGAAGGCCAAGGCGCTCGGCGCCGATCACGTCATCAACTACCGCGAAGACCGCTTCGAGGGCGTCGTCCGCAAGATCACCAAGAAGCGTGGCGTCGACGTCGTGTTCGAGCATGTCGGCGTCGATACCTGGGCGGGCAGCATGTTCTCGCTGCGCCGGGGCGGCACGCTGGTCACCTGCGGTTCGACCACCGGCATCTCGACCGAGATCAACCTGTTCCAGCTCTACCAGCAGCAGCTGCGCCTGATCGGCTCGTTCGGCTGCCGCATCGAGAACATCTCGCAGTCGCTGGCCAAGATCGCCGCCGGCGTCGTCAAGCCGGTCATCGACAGCGTCGTGCCGCTTGACGACATGGGCGATGCGCTGGACCGGATCGAGCAGCGCCAGGTCTTCGGCAAGATCATCGTCACGCTCTGA
- a CDS encoding lipid A biosynthesis lauroyl acyltransferase codes for MALPSKKKKPVKLMRRITRSRAAHATIAFVVRGLTVGVRSLGEQRAGRVAGSVARFIGRFVPESKLARRNLAAAFPEKSEAEREKILQGVWSNLGCTVAEYVFLDKLVDIDPERLGEGRIDVVGVDQFLAMRDDGKPGIIFSAHLANWEILAVVAARFGLPVVSLFRAPSNNIIGEDLLQQREQMMGKLVASNRGATFEVGAALDRGEHLGILTDQHHRRGPQVPFFGRPIYANPLVARLARQYDCPVHGARTIRLPDGRFRVELTPPVEMPRDEEGLIDVDAGTAKVMSVVEGWVREHPEQWLWLHNRWR; via the coding sequence ATGGCGCTGCCCAGCAAAAAGAAGAAGCCGGTCAAGCTGATGCGGCGCATCACGCGCAGCAGGGCGGCGCATGCGACGATCGCCTTCGTCGTGCGCGGGCTGACCGTCGGCGTGCGCAGCCTGGGCGAACAGCGCGCCGGCCGCGTGGCGGGCTCGGTCGCCCGCTTCATCGGCCGCTTCGTGCCCGAGTCCAAGCTGGCGCGGCGCAATCTTGCCGCCGCCTTCCCGGAGAAATCCGAGGCCGAGCGGGAAAAGATCCTGCAGGGCGTGTGGAGCAATCTCGGCTGCACGGTCGCGGAGTATGTCTTCCTCGACAAGCTGGTCGATATCGATCCCGAGCGCCTGGGCGAAGGCCGCATCGACGTGGTCGGCGTCGACCAGTTCCTGGCGATGCGCGACGACGGCAAGCCGGGCATCATCTTCTCGGCCCATCTCGCCAATTGGGAAATCCTCGCCGTGGTCGCGGCGCGGTTCGGCCTGCCGGTCGTGTCGCTGTTCCGCGCGCCCTCCAACAACATCATCGGCGAGGACCTGCTGCAGCAGCGCGAGCAGATGATGGGCAAGCTGGTGGCCTCCAATCGCGGCGCCACCTTCGAGGTCGGCGCGGCGCTGGATCGCGGCGAGCATCTGGGCATCCTCACCGACCAGCATCACCGGCGCGGCCCGCAGGTACCGTTCTTCGGCCGGCCGATCTACGCCAACCCGCTCGTGGCCCGCCTCGCCCGGCAATATGACTGCCCCGTGCATGGCGCCCGCACCATCCGCCTGCCCGACGGCCGCTTTCGCGTCGAGCTGACGCCGCCGGTCGAGATGCCGCGCGACGAAGAGGGCCTGATCGACGTCGACGCCGGCACCGCCAAGGTGATGTCGGTGGTCGAGGGCTGGGTCCGCGAACACCCCGAGCAATGGCTCTGGCTGCACAATCGCTGGCGATAG
- a CDS encoding MmcB family DNA repair protein codes for MVHSPVLAVPRDGRQSDMALALQRGVGRLFRARGHAIVTELVLATGRRADIIALGPSGEITIVEIKSSIADFRADGKWPDYAPYCDRLYFASHAGVPQEIFPEQAGLILADAYGAEILREAPHAPLVAARRKAMTLRFAQAAAHRLHGLFDPEAGFREML; via the coding sequence ATGGTTCATTCTCCTGTCCTCGCGGTGCCGCGTGACGGCCGCCAGTCGGATATGGCGCTGGCCCTGCAGCGCGGCGTCGGCCGGCTGTTCCGGGCGCGCGGCCATGCCATCGTCACCGAACTGGTGCTGGCGACGGGTCGGCGCGCCGACATCATCGCGCTCGGCCCGTCCGGCGAGATCACCATCGTCGAGATCAAGTCGTCGATCGCCGATTTCCGCGCCGACGGCAAATGGCCGGATTACGCCCCCTATTGCGACCGGCTCTATTTCGCCAGCCATGCCGGCGTGCCGCAGGAGATCTTCCCGGAACAGGCTGGCCTGATCCTGGCCGATGCCTATGGCGCCGAAATCCTGCGCGAGGCGCCGCATGCGCCGCTGGTCGCCGCCCGGCGCAAGGCGATGACGCTCCGCTTCGCCCAGGCCGCGGCGCACCGGCTGCACGGTCTCTTCGACCCTGAGGCCGGCTTTCGCGAGATGCTCTGA
- a CDS encoding RidA family protein translates to MSSIRRIEPGPRMSAGVVHGNTVYLAGQVGNPGDDVAAQTQTVLDTIDRLLAEAGTDKSRILSAQIWLADMANFGTMNTVWDAWVDKANPPARATGESKLATPAHLVEIIIVAALP, encoded by the coding sequence ATGAGCAGCATTCGTCGCATCGAGCCGGGCCCCCGCATGAGCGCAGGCGTCGTCCACGGCAACACCGTGTATCTCGCTGGCCAGGTCGGCAATCCGGGCGACGACGTCGCAGCCCAGACGCAGACCGTGCTCGACACCATCGACCGTCTGCTGGCCGAGGCCGGCACCGACAAGTCGCGCATCCTCTCGGCCCAGATCTGGCTGGCCGACATGGCCAATTTCGGCACGATGAACACCGTCTGGGACGCCTGGGTCGACAAGGCCAACCCGCCGGCACGCGCCACGGGCGAATCGAAGCTCGCCACGCCGGCCCATCTGGTCGAGATCATCATCGTCGCCGCGCTGCCGTAG
- the mtnA gene encoding S-methyl-5-thioribose-1-phosphate isomerase: MKVDGVAYRSIWRDPSETTVTVVDQTLLPHRFDTLKLMNVADAIDAIKRMVVRGAPLIGVTGAYGYAMALRDDPSDANVDAAFDAINAARPTAVNLRWALEIMRQEVRDLAPDDRAVAAYVTADRLRAEDIETNGAIAEQGARLVREIYEANGRSRPVNILTHCNTGWIACVDWGTALGVVYRAHDDGIPVHVWVDETRPRNQGASLTTWELGSHGVPHTLIVDNAGGHLMQHGQVDICLVGADRVTASGDACNKIGTYLKALAAKDNHVPFYVVLPGSTIDWGMQDGVTEIEIEERASDEVTHISGVAGDGSIVKVRLAPKGTKVGNPAFDVTPARLVTGLVTERGVAPASREGLRALYPEKG, translated from the coding sequence ATGAAAGTCGACGGCGTAGCCTATCGTTCGATCTGGCGCGATCCCTCGGAGACGACGGTCACGGTCGTCGACCAGACGCTGCTGCCGCATCGCTTCGATACGCTGAAGCTGATGAACGTCGCCGACGCCATCGACGCGATCAAGCGCATGGTCGTGCGCGGCGCGCCGCTGATCGGTGTCACCGGCGCCTATGGCTATGCCATGGCGCTGCGCGACGACCCGTCCGACGCCAATGTCGACGCCGCCTTCGACGCGATCAACGCGGCGCGGCCGACCGCCGTCAATCTGCGCTGGGCACTGGAGATCATGCGCCAAGAGGTCCGCGATCTCGCCCCGGACGACCGCGCGGTCGCCGCCTATGTCACGGCCGACCGGCTGCGCGCCGAGGACATCGAGACCAATGGCGCGATCGCCGAACAGGGCGCGAGGCTGGTGCGCGAGATCTACGAGGCCAATGGCCGCTCGCGCCCGGTCAACATCCTGACCCATTGCAACACCGGCTGGATCGCCTGCGTCGACTGGGGCACGGCGCTCGGCGTCGTCTACCGCGCCCATGACGACGGCATCCCCGTCCATGTCTGGGTCGACGAGACCCGGCCGCGCAACCAGGGCGCCAGCCTGACGACCTGGGAACTCGGCTCGCATGGCGTGCCGCACACGCTGATCGTCGACAATGCCGGCGGCCATCTGATGCAGCATGGCCAGGTCGACATCTGCCTGGTTGGCGCCGACCGCGTCACCGCCTCGGGCGACGCCTGCAACAAGATCGGCACCTATCTGAAGGCGCTCGCCGCCAAGGACAACCATGTCCCGTTCTATGTCGTCCTGCCCGGCTCGACCATCGACTGGGGCATGCAGGACGGCGTCACCGAGATCGAGATCGAGGAGCGCGCCTCCGACGAGGTGACGCATATTTCCGGCGTCGCCGGCGATGGCTCGATCGTCAAGGTGCGGCTGGCGCCGAAGGGCACGAAGGTCGGCAACCCGGCCTTCGACGTGACCCCGGCGCGCCTGGTGACCGGCCTCGTCACCGAGCGCGGCGTCGCCCCGGCGAGCCGCGAGGGCCTGCGGGCGCTCTATCCCGAAAAGGGCTGA
- the mtnC gene encoding acireductone synthase — MSTPQIRAVLTDIEGTTSSISFVKDVLFPFARSRLQGFVTEHAADPAVAEALAEARALAGRPDLDTAATIELLQGWIDEDRKAKPLKTLQGMIWEDGYRSGTLKGDVYPDVVEKLTEWKESGLSLYVYSSGSVLAQKLIFGFTHSGDLTPLFSGYFDTAIGSKLEAESYQAIPAEIGLQPSEILFLSDNTKELDAARDAGMKTIGLDRGEVVIPPDTTHAIAKDFAAIDAKAGTVR; from the coding sequence ATGTCGACCCCGCAAATCCGCGCCGTCCTGACCGATATCGAGGGAACGACCTCGTCGATCTCCTTCGTCAAGGACGTGCTGTTCCCGTTCGCGCGCAGCCGCCTGCAGGGCTTCGTCACCGAGCACGCCGCCGACCCGGCCGTCGCGGAGGCGCTGGCCGAGGCGCGTGCGCTGGCCGGACGGCCGGACCTCGACACCGCCGCGACCATCGAGCTTTTGCAGGGCTGGATCGACGAGGACCGCAAGGCGAAGCCGCTGAAGACGCTGCAGGGCATGATCTGGGAAGATGGCTACCGCTCCGGCACGCTGAAGGGCGATGTCTATCCCGATGTGGTCGAGAAGCTGACGGAATGGAAGGAAAGCGGGCTTTCGCTCTATGTCTATTCGTCCGGCTCGGTGCTGGCGCAGAAGCTGATCTTCGGCTTCACCCATTCCGGCGACCTGACGCCGCTGTTCTCCGGCTATTTCGACACCGCCATCGGCTCGAAGCTGGAAGCCGAATCCTACCAGGCGATCCCTGCCGAGATCGGCCTTCAGCCTTCGGAAATCCTGTTTCTGTCGGACAATACGAAGGAACTCGACGCCGCCCGCGACGCCGGCATGAAGACGATCGGCCTCGATCGCGGCGAAGTCGTCATCCCGCCGGACACGACGCACGCTATCGCCAAGGATTTTGCCGCCATCGACGCCAAGGCCGGCACGGTTCGCTGA
- a CDS encoding dienelactone hydrolase family protein codes for MRQDVEIQTADGVAKAGLFAPTGPNASKAGVILYCDAFGPRPALYGMAERLADAGYFVLVPDLFYRAAPYGPFDTNAFNNEATRGVLRALLQATTQAMTAADTGAFLDALEKAGATGRIGTVGYCFGGGRALTAAATYPDGIAAAASFHGGNLASDAPDSPHRKAADIRGRVYVGMAGTDSSFPPAQSAKLAEALREADVDYVLENYVGMPHGWTVSDHSVYDAKGAERHWKRLLAFFEETLR; via the coding sequence ATGAGACAAGACGTCGAGATCCAGACGGCCGATGGCGTCGCCAAGGCCGGGCTTTTCGCGCCGACCGGGCCGAACGCCAGCAAGGCGGGCGTCATCCTCTATTGCGACGCCTTCGGGCCGCGGCCGGCGCTATACGGCATGGCCGAGCGGCTGGCCGATGCCGGCTATTTCGTGCTGGTGCCGGACCTCTTCTATCGCGCTGCGCCCTATGGCCCGTTCGATACCAACGCCTTCAACAACGAGGCGACGCGAGGGGTACTACGGGCGCTGCTGCAGGCGACGACGCAGGCCATGACCGCCGCCGACACCGGCGCCTTCCTCGACGCCCTGGAAAAGGCCGGCGCGACGGGTCGGATCGGAACGGTGGGCTATTGCTTCGGCGGCGGCCGGGCGTTGACGGCGGCGGCGACCTATCCGGACGGGATCGCCGCGGCGGCAAGCTTCCATGGCGGCAATCTCGCCAGCGACGCCCCCGACAGCCCGCATCGGAAGGCCGCCGACATCCGGGGCCGCGTCTATGTCGGCATGGCCGGCACCGACAGCAGCTTTCCGCCGGCACAATCGGCCAAGCTCGCCGAGGCGCTGCGCGAGGCCGACGTCGACTACGTGCTCGAGAACTATGTCGGCATGCCGCATGGCTGGACGGTCAGCGACCACAGCGTCTATGACGCGAAGGGCGCCGAACGCCACTGGAAGCGGCTGCTGGCGTTTTTTGAGGAGACGCTGAGGTAA
- a CDS encoding ABC transporter permease, which translates to MILLRRYGTLLALALIVLVFTIASPNAFGSMSNLVNITQQMALLAIVAIGATLVMVLGEFDLSVSAVVSWAGIAAAALFAAGIAVPVVMIVVLVSAVAMGSVSGFLVARYKVPSFIATLAFGTVIGGLTFWVSNGATMFSGIPAGFRDLGRGTLAGVPVPTLWLIGVAVVFWLLLDQTEFGRRLYAIGGNREAARLVGLPVRRDMIVAFALCAALAGLAGLLLTARLGSAHPTGGGGYLLQAYAAVFLGMTAFREGEPSIPGTLVGAAIIAVVSNGLTILGVPSFLQDLLTGAIILAAVLVRNFGRDSD; encoded by the coding sequence ATGATCCTTCTTCGCCGTTACGGCACGCTTCTGGCGCTGGCGCTGATCGTCCTCGTCTTCACCATCGCCTCGCCCAACGCCTTCGGCTCGATGTCGAACCTCGTCAACATCACCCAGCAGATGGCGCTGCTCGCCATCGTCGCCATCGGCGCGACGCTGGTCATGGTGCTGGGCGAATTCGACCTCTCCGTCTCGGCCGTCGTCTCCTGGGCGGGCATCGCCGCCGCCGCGCTGTTCGCGGCCGGCATCGCGGTCCCGGTGGTGATGATCGTCGTACTGGTCTCGGCCGTGGCGATGGGGTCGGTCTCCGGCTTCCTCGTCGCGCGCTACAAGGTGCCGAGCTTCATCGCCACGCTCGCCTTCGGCACGGTCATCGGCGGCCTGACCTTCTGGGTCTCCAACGGCGCGACGATGTTTTCCGGCATTCCGGCCGGCTTTCGCGATCTCGGCCGCGGCACGCTCGCCGGCGTGCCGGTGCCGACGCTCTGGCTGATCGGCGTGGCGGTTGTCTTCTGGCTGCTGCTCGACCAGACCGAGTTCGGCCGCCGCCTCTATGCAATCGGCGGAAACCGCGAGGCAGCGCGCCTGGTCGGCCTGCCGGTGCGGCGCGACATGATCGTCGCCTTCGCGCTCTGCGCGGCGCTGGCGGGCCTCGCCGGCCTGCTGCTGACGGCACGCCTCGGGAGCGCGCATCCGACCGGCGGCGGCGGTTATTTGCTGCAGGCCTATGCGGCGGTCTTCCTGGGCATGACGGCGTTTCGCGAAGGCGAGCCGAGCATTCCGGGCACGCTGGTCGGCGCGGCGATCATCGCCGTCGTCTCCAACGGCCTCACCATCCTCGGCGTGCCGAGCTTCCTGCAGGACCTCCTGACCGGGGCGATCATCCTCGCCGCCGTCCTCGTCCGCAACTTTGGTCGCGACAGCGATTGA
- a CDS encoding sugar ABC transporter ATP-binding protein, translated as MTSDSFLALGGLVKHFGATKALDHADLALRAGSVHALVGENGAGKSTLIKTLSGLYQPDAGTIRLDGTDVTIDGPRAAEALGFRFIHQELNLVPHFDAVGNAWIGRRHPRRGPFIDRRAMRAKVAEVAARIAPDLPLDKPAARLTPGQRQMAEIVRALMEPARLVVMDEPTSSLSEGEAERLHAIVRQLSAEGCAVLFISHRLDEVLDLCDSYTVLRNGRTVGSGSVADTSRAGLVAMMSGTAGDAPSPFPWGEVGPQGRVRGSALSGNAATPHPPASPSTSPSGRGEKDMLATDLAFGPGDSRFTFAARPGEIVGLYGLVGSGRSSLLKTIWGATPGRGLIAINGQVPGHGPAGRIAAGCAYVPEDRRREGLANALSIESNLSLAHLSDFRAFDRLAVPARVKIRNFARATGARLRLVAGGLDHSPATLSGGNQQKLLFGRWLGRPIRVLLVDEPTRGVDVGAKAEIHGEMRRIAADGAAIVMATSDIEELLALSTRVLVLHAGRLVAELDGPSLTRAAVVAAAFGHAPDEQMPPSERSA; from the coding sequence GTGACATCGGATTCCTTTCTCGCGCTGGGCGGCCTCGTCAAGCATTTCGGCGCGACGAAAGCTCTCGACCATGCCGATCTCGCGCTCCGCGCGGGGTCGGTGCATGCGCTTGTCGGCGAAAACGGCGCCGGCAAGTCGACGCTGATCAAGACTCTGTCCGGCCTCTACCAGCCGGACGCCGGCACGATCCGCCTCGACGGGACAGACGTGACCATCGACGGTCCGCGCGCGGCGGAAGCGCTCGGCTTCCGCTTCATCCACCAGGAACTGAACCTGGTTCCGCATTTCGACGCCGTCGGCAATGCCTGGATCGGCCGCCGCCACCCCCGGCGCGGGCCTTTCATCGACCGCCGCGCCATGCGGGCCAAGGTCGCCGAAGTCGCGGCGCGCATCGCCCCCGACCTGCCGCTCGACAAGCCCGCCGCGCGGTTGACGCCCGGCCAGCGCCAGATGGCGGAAATCGTTCGCGCGCTTATGGAGCCAGCCCGCCTCGTCGTCATGGACGAGCCGACCTCCAGCCTTTCCGAGGGCGAGGCCGAGCGGCTGCACGCGATCGTGCGCCAGCTTTCCGCCGAGGGCTGCGCGGTGCTGTTCATCTCGCACCGGCTCGACGAGGTGCTCGACCTTTGCGACAGCTACACCGTGCTGCGCAACGGCCGCACGGTCGGCTCTGGCTCCGTCGCCGACACCAGCCGCGCGGGACTGGTCGCGATGATGTCGGGGACGGCGGGTGACGCCCCTTCACCTTTCCCATGGGGAGAGGTCGGCCCGCAGGGCCGGGTGAGGGGTTCAGCCCTCTCCGGAAACGCTGCAACCCCTCACCCGCCGGCTTCGCCGTCGACCTCTCCCTCTGGGAGAGGTGAGAAAGACATGCTCGCCACCGACCTCGCCTTCGGGCCCGGCGACAGCCGCTTCACCTTTGCGGCGCGGCCGGGCGAGATCGTCGGGCTCTACGGCCTTGTCGGCTCCGGGCGCTCCTCGCTGCTGAAGACCATCTGGGGCGCCACGCCCGGGCGCGGGCTGATCGCCATCAACGGACAGGTGCCGGGACATGGACCGGCCGGCCGCATCGCCGCGGGCTGCGCCTATGTGCCGGAAGACCGGCGCCGCGAGGGCCTCGCCAATGCGCTCTCGATCGAGAGCAATCTTTCGCTCGCCCACCTCTCCGATTTTCGTGCCTTCGACCGCCTCGCCGTCCCGGCGCGCGTAAAAATCCGCAACTTCGCCAGGGCCACCGGCGCGCGGCTGCGCCTCGTGGCCGGCGGCCTCGACCACTCCCCCGCCACGCTCTCCGGCGGCAACCAGCAGAAGCTGCTGTTCGGCCGCTGGCTCGGCCGCCCGATCCGCGTCCTGCTCGTCGACGAGCCGACGCGCGGCGTCGATGTCGGCGCCAAGGCCGAGATCCATGGCGAGATGCGCAGGATCGCCGCCGATGGCGCCGCCATAGTGATGGCGACCAGCGACATCGAGGAACTGCTCGCCCTTTCGACCCGCGTGCTCGTGCTCCATGCCGGACGGCTGGTGGCGGAGCTCGACGGTCCCTCGCTCACCCGCGCGGCGGTCGTCGCCGCCGCCTTCGGCCATGCTCCCGACGAGCAGATGCCGCCCTCGGAACGCTCCGCATGA